GAACCGCTAGTGAAATCTAGTTTGCGGGTCATGGACCCCACATGGAGGAGGGTCCCtatatataaaataaaacatATTTTTTACCTTTGTATGTTATCCATTCCTCCCTTCCAAACACCTATATTTCTATTTTTCCTATATTTTTCAATCATTACATTCATGTAGTTTTCCGattgctcttttttttcctttaagaCATCATGCAAAAACTATAACATTAATCATGAGGACAAAATGCCATAGTTAATCATGGGGTGGAATATGCCCAtccgaatttttttatttgaatcaTCAACTCAGCAAGGGTGTTCTTATTTTCCCAAATTTATTTTACAAGcaatgatgaaaattttatgacacatttgttctcgccatagatctatgacgtttctaGTTGAAAACGttataaagtttcacatccgagtAAATTTAGTGACCAAGTTatggaacgtcataaaagttgccactttagccaaaaagaaatcgtcactcGCTGTTTCATGGtgattttgtgatgatataaactttgtgaaaacgtcataaaccaacaagggtcccacatgtaactTTAAGCTCATAAATAGGacggtaaaataaaatgaaaaacatgCTCCTCCTGTGGGTCGAACCTGTTACTGGTCGAATGTGAATTCATTATGCAACCGGATCCCACATATAAATTTCAGGTGAGTTGGTGGCAGAAGTTTTAGTAAGTTTTAGTAAGTTATGTTAGTCTGAGATGAAAAAGGGAAGGAGAATTAAAAGGAATGAGTGTCCATAGCAAGGCTCGAACCTGTGACCTCTTGATTCTGTTGAGACAACACTACCAATGAGACATAAACTATGTATGTTTTTAAACTATGTATGTTTTTTAGGtaggataaattttatatatcttGCTTCTAATAAGTATGGTCCACATGCAAGTTGCAGGCCCAAGCATCGACTAGATAGTTCTCATTTCTCAACACGGCAtacactactgcaagagactCGCCGACACCATGCTCCTGTTGGTTGTGCCAAAGACTAGAGCTAGCGTCGGTGCGCAGATATGCAACGACCAGCGGCATGAATGGCGGTgacaggagaaggagaaggtaCGGTCAGGTCAGTCCCCTAGTATGTGCTGCTATTTTCCCCTATCGTTCTAGCTGGGAAGGAGATTctggatttggggatctgggTTGAAGAGACTAGATTCCAATTTTGTCATACCTTTATATTTGtattccgattggtgttacaagttgataggctatagttttaTGAAGTGCAAAGGTAAACATTGATTTCAAGCTAAACATTAAAACATATTCATAAACAGCCTACAGCATTTAAACAGCCTGCAACATTTAAGTTTTGCGTGGAGTTATAATCAAACATTTCTTGCATTAAAACTATAACATTCTTAGTGCAAGTTTCATTAGGTTTCATAggacttggtaactgtgccagGTAGgtttcatgaggatgaaactccCTCTATAGGTCGTCAAGTCAGCAAAACTGCTAATGTGTCATGATTTAACGCCTATAAAATCCTCCATGATATTCCACTGAGACTGACCTAATAGTAGTAGAGATAATGAATACAAGTGTACAACGCAAAGACTATCAGTTTTcacttgattgttttttttatggAATTCCCTATTCTATTCACTTAATTGGTTTGAGCCCAACATGTAATGGTCTTAATGTTCTTTGTGAGTTTCTTTGCTTGAAATTACCAACAGACATGACATGATATGTTGATGTGTGTTATACCTGGTCACAAACCAAGATGCTGTGGAGGCTGTGGAGTGAGCCTCAAATAGAATCAGTGTTCGCCTACACGGCCATTTAACCCGTTTACACGCTACACAGTATCTATTTAATCACCCGTTTAACCTAAACTAGCCTGTTTAGACCCAGGGTAACATTGAATAGAATACTGGTGCAGCTCAGTCGCTCGACTCACGGACGAATATTCTGGACTAATCGACTTCTTTTGTAACCTGGTACACTATTTTTCATGTTATGTAGGATCGTTTTTAAGGGATAACAGCGTCACCAGTCGAGCATTGTAACCTCTGATGACAGCAACAATTTATTTTCGCATTAACATATACGGATATGATCCGGTATAGCCTTTCAAAGTTGTTGCACGACTGAGAAATCTGATGCAAGTACATAAAAATGGCTTGAGATAGAACATCCAGTGAGAATAGACAGATCTGAACTTAAATAGTCGACAATGCTGTACTACTAGCGATTTCCACAGCGTCACTGTTTGCAACAATCACTGATTACATTGACGAGAAAAGGGGAAATTTCACCACATAATAAATGTGTCACAAACAGCTGCTGGTCTGGATTACTTTTCCAGATAACAAAGACGTTGCATCAAAATAATCTTAGGGTCAGGACAGAACTGTGAAACTTAACGCTATCAATAATCTGTTGCATATGAAAACACTCAGCAGTCAGAGTCCAAAAAACTTCCCCTTACGAGCATCCCCAGACCACTCCAGGTCCAAATAAACTAATCCACAAAATGTGACAATTCAAGATACTTTGTAAACCAGCCCTAAACAAATAGCCAATGCAACTGCTAAGACCAAGGCCCTTCTGTAACAATCATCATCAGACAAACATAATCACGTCCCAAGAATTAACCTCAAGAAACAAGGCTGGTGTTGGACCAACCACCATCAACATTGGCCCATAGCTTAAGTCAGACAAACTACCACAATCTTCATAAACACAAAGCAAATCCTCTATTCTAACAAAGAACCAACACATACAATCATCAAGCTTAATGATAAGACTAAAAAGACAACCAGCTCATGAGCATAAACTAAACTAATGGCTATCTTTGACTCACCGAATTGTCTATCTATCAAAGCGCATACGCAGTCTTAAGTATGCTTAAATTCCAAACACTAAAATAGTGGCTTTAAGTTCTACAAGTTGATCTAAAAGTAGTCCACCAGACTGAGCATATTGAACTTCAATAAGCCTTTCTAGATGCAGAAAATATCTCTTGAGCGCACATCTAGAATTGATCTTCTGCAAGCTTCTCTAGCAAACACAGCAGCACCTGATGCTTTTCTATCTTCCATATGGATGGTAACGACCAGCAGCACCACTGCCACCGGTGCTACCATAGCCTGTCCTAGCACCGTAGAGTCCACCTGTGCCATACCCAGCACCAGAACCAGCACTAGCACCTGAAGAATCATAACTAGGCCCATAGctagaaccaccataaccctcaGGATCACGCCCATATGCACCAGCTAATCCACCAGCATAACTGCCACCACCATAAGCACCAAAGCTTCCTCCATAAGTGCTACCAAAGCGACTAGAATAGAGTGAGGATTCTCCCCGGTATGCTCCTAATGCTCCACCATAAGCACCATAGCCACTACCATAGTCACCAGGACCATAAACACTACTGTATCCACCAGGCCTAGCACCAAAACTTCCAGGTGATCTATAGGGGCCAAAACTACCACCATAGTTATAAGAGCTGCCAAATCCATCATAACTTTCCGCATATGGACGGCCCCTAGGTTCGCTATCAAGTGAACGAGGTGGTGGGTTAGAGGGTTTCTTTGGTTCTGCCTTCTTGATCTCCACCTACAGCAAAGCAAGAAAGTCAACCTATATTCCCTTTCAAATCTGTTTACTTCCAAGAACGGAGTGCTAATAACCTGCCACTCATATCAGAGTGCAACTAAAGCAACTGAAACAAAAGAAGCAACAGGATGTGCTCTCTTAGAATTAACAAGAGAGCCACAATTTATTACTGTGTGCAAGCCCAGCTGTACGAAACTAGATTTACAAAGTTCAGAAAGCACTACGCGAAATCTCACCTGAGAACCATTTAGATCAATCATATTGCCTTTCTTAGCTAATAACTCATCTACAGTTTTTTCTGCATCAAAGACTATAAAACCAAATCCACGTGACCGGTTGGTTGCATGGTCACGGATGATTTCATGCTCCACCACCTTTCCAAACTTTGAAAAGAACTCCTTGAATTCATCTGTCAAACCAATTTACGTTGACAATTTCAGCTTACTATCCAAAATATTAGATCTAGTTAGCTACTATGCAGCCAGTAACACAAACAATACCTTCTTTTAGAGCAGTGGGTAATCCACCAACAAAAATCTTCTTTGTCTTGAAATCTTTCAAGGGGGCAGCACCCTTAGGAATAGTTCTTTTAATTTCAACCTGGATTTTAACAGTGAATGAGAATTCAAACTACACACGGAAGTGCCTGTTatgtttactttttttttagcaTACACTTTCATGAAACATGGTGTATCGAGAGAATCAAGATAGAGATATAAACCAAAGACACAACCAAAATGTTTACCGGCTTTCCATTGATAACATGCTCATCTTCAATCACTCTGTCAACAACAGCAGGATCTGCAAAGGTAATAAATCCAAAGCCTCTAGGCTTTTGAGTGTAGCGGTCCTTCATTATGACGGCATCAGTTATATCACCATACTTCCCAAAATGCTCTTTGAATGTACCTGCAAGTTAAGAAGTAAAGAAGTTAGCTGCAAGTTGAAGGTCCGAGAACAAAACCTGCAACTAAGGGCAACCTTAACACC
The genomic region above belongs to Setaria italica strain Yugu1 chromosome VI, Setaria_italica_v2.0, whole genome shotgun sequence and contains:
- the LOC101770062 gene encoding heterogeneous nuclear ribonucleoprotein 1, which produces MAGKTKEFDGASPAKIFIGGLSKDTSMGTFKEHFGKYGDITDAVIMKDRYTQKPRGFGFITFADPAVVDRVIEDEHVINGKPVEIKRTIPKGAAPLKDFKTKKIFVGGLPTALKEDEFKEFFSKFGKVVEHEIIRDHATNRSRGFGFIVFDAEKTVDELLAKKGNMIDLNGSQVEIKKAEPKKPSNPPPRSLDSEPRGRPYAESYDGFGSSYNYGGSFGPYRSPGSFGARPGGYSSVYGPGDYGSGYGAYGGALGAYRGESSLYSSRFGSTYGGSFGAYGGGSYAGGLAGAYGRDPEGYGGSSYGPSYDSSGASAGSGAGYGTGGLYGARTGYGSTGGSGAAGRYHPYGR